A region of Sulfurimonas sp. hsl 1-7 DNA encodes the following proteins:
- a CDS encoding ankyrin repeat domain-containing protein, with product MLSEKTIEWMVENDYDPKMIDKVGKHGNSALMKAVREAKSEIASEFIKAGAALEVRNVDGNTALWNACFGQDYKCVELLVKAGIELDSTNDNGVTALMYSASAGKLDMVKLLLEYGAKTEIENLDGFKAIDLAATPSIYKALKNGL from the coding sequence ATGTTAAGCGAAAAAACAATTGAGTGGATGGTTGAAAACGATTACGATCCAAAAATGATAGACAAGGTCGGTAAACACGGTAACTCAGCACTTATGAAAGCGGTTCGTGAAGCAAAAAGTGAGATCGCATCTGAGTTCATAAAAGCGGGAGCTGCGTTAGAGGTGCGAAACGTTGACGGCAATACGGCACTTTGGAATGCCTGTTTCGGGCAGGACTACAAATGTGTAGAGTTGTTGGTAAAAGCGGGCATAGAGCTTGACAGCACAAACGACAACGGTGTAACTGCCCTTATGTACAGTGCAAGTGCAGGGAAGTTAGATATGGTAAAACTCTTGTTGGAGTACGGTGCAAAAACAGAGATAGAAAATCTTGATGGATTTAAGGCAATAGATTTGGCGGCTACACCTTCAATCTACAAGGCTCTTAAAAATGGTCTATAA
- a CDS encoding GNAT family N-acetyltransferase, producing the protein MVYKAKKKDLESLELLLKELFTQEKEFVYKKGLHKKALKKILENKKMGRIFVYKIEDKIVGMVSILFSYSTALGGKVGIIEDMIVESDYRGIGVGNALLEHLMYYVKKKRLKRVTLLSDADNSIAHKLYKKYGMKHSQMVVFRKGV; encoded by the coding sequence ATGGTCTATAAAGCGAAGAAAAAAGATTTAGAGAGTTTAGAGCTGTTGTTAAAAGAGCTTTTTACGCAAGAAAAAGAGTTTGTGTACAAAAAGGGTCTGCATAAAAAAGCGTTAAAAAAGATCCTTGAAAATAAAAAGATGGGACGCATTTTTGTCTACAAAATAGAGGACAAAATTGTAGGTATGGTAAGTATCCTTTTTAGTTACTCAACAGCCCTCGGCGGAAAGGTTGGCATTATTGAAGATATGATCGTAGAATCCGATTACAGAGGTATAGGTGTGGGAAATGCGCTATTGGAACACCTTATGTATTATGTAAAAAAGAAAAGGTTAAAAAGGGTAACGCTTTTGAGTGATGCTGACAACAGCATTGCGCATAAACTGTACAAAAAATATGGGATGAAACACTCTCAGATGGTAGTTTTTAGAAAAGGGGTTTAA
- a CDS encoding 4Fe-4S dicluster domain-containing protein, which yields MAVMITDECISCDACAPECPVAAILDENNEKNPQDSYFYVKPESCVECVGHADTPRCVEACPTEGAIVWDMPYTKEYNDYWQAGQDAGTYNIRVHKKKGLMLPEQKEQPFISDVSMSDRESNANIGRWA from the coding sequence ATGGCAGTTATGATTACAGATGAGTGTATCTCATGTGACGCTTGTGCACCGGAGTGCCCGGTTGCAGCAATTTTAGATGAAAACAATGAAAAAAATCCTCAAGATTCTTACTTCTATGTAAAACCTGAGAGCTGTGTAGAGTGTGTGGGTCATGCAGATACACCGCGTTGTGTTGAAGCGTGTCCTACTGAAGGTGCGATCGTTTGGGATATGCCTTATACTAAAGAGTATAACGACTATTGGCAAGCTGGTCAGGATGCCGGAACATACAACATTCGCGTACACAAGAAAAAAGGGCTTATGCTTCCTGAACAAAAAGAGCAACCTTTTATCTCTGATGTTTCAATGAGCGATAGAGAATCAAATGCAAATATCGGTCGCTGGGCATAA
- a CDS encoding 4Fe-4S dicluster domain-containing protein — translation MSVYITDLCINCDACIEECPATAIVSADESPLTDGEYTYVKPEKCIECVDTTVPKCADVCPTEGCIVWDMPYIPDYDEYYIQGQENGKYSIRTHKKKGVLSPANQPRPFRDSISLTQRAESMAVEV, via the coding sequence ATGTCTGTATATATAACCGATCTGTGTATCAACTGTGATGCTTGTATAGAGGAGTGTCCTGCAACTGCTATAGTAAGTGCAGACGAGTCTCCTCTTACAGATGGTGAATACACATATGTAAAACCTGAAAAGTGTATAGAGTGTGTTGACACTACTGTACCAAAATGTGCCGATGTTTGTCCGACAGAGGGGTGTATAGTTTGGGATATGCCTTATATTCCAGACTATGACGAGTACTATATCCAAGGTCAAGAAAATGGAAAGTACTCGATCAGAACGCATAAGAAAAAAGGGGTGTTGTCTCCGGCAAATCAGCCTAGACCATTCCGTGATTCTATTAGCTTGACTCAAAGAGCGGAGTCAATGGCTGTAGAGGTATAA
- a CDS encoding sensor domain-containing diguanylate cyclase has product MNIQKLFLNPKIILPLTFLVLVNITVGITAYIYADKNEQLSYTLAFKNLEAINNIKEHKLKLFFKHRLQDINTLAHNNDILEISKNTIKDTSYISVFLNEYEYSDLLLLDPNNSKIMFSAKNSKLIGQKITSPTFQNSNVTALYKNVLQTHKTHIADTEFSVLNTQTPYLLLGTPVKEDEQLLNILVLVMPVNVIDEIIYFRAGMEKTAESYLVGSDHLLRSSSYLKKAFNIKNSFLQPQKYKIDTKAVKDALAGNSSHNIIKDYRDIDVLSVYKPFIIDTIHWALISELDESELKEHYTNIRYDIMLWSIFTSLAITIIGYLIIMKILKVSVLTPLQKSYKRAKGFEEIIKNSLNEIYIFDPQTLKFSYVNSSAIENSGYSCEEFLEMTPLDIKPKFDADLFAQIIKPLLKKELEQIYFETKHRRKDGTLYDVEIQLQLMHIGKSDKFVAFIQDITKRNKAIKEKEKFYNIATHDYLTKIYNRQMFDDLYKREFNSYRRYKTPMSLILFDIDNFKKINDTFGHDVGDTVLKKLVKLVEKNVRESDIFARWGGEEFVILMRRTTLDVAYEKAEHICKTIAEHKIEGVGQVTCSFGVAAPSDEKHPMSIFKDADLALYKAKENGKNRVEKSS; this is encoded by the coding sequence ATGAACATTCAAAAACTTTTTTTAAATCCTAAAATCATTTTACCTCTTACCTTTCTAGTACTTGTAAATATTACGGTGGGAATAACGGCTTACATTTACGCCGACAAAAATGAGCAGCTTTCCTATACTCTAGCATTTAAGAACCTTGAAGCGATAAACAATATAAAAGAGCATAAACTCAAACTTTTCTTTAAACACAGACTTCAAGATATTAACACTCTTGCACATAACAATGATATTTTAGAGATATCCAAAAACACCATTAAGGATACTTCTTATATTTCAGTCTTTTTAAATGAGTATGAATACAGCGATCTTTTACTGCTCGATCCAAACAACTCAAAAATAATGTTTAGTGCTAAAAACAGTAAACTTATTGGTCAAAAGATCACTTCACCAACTTTTCAAAACTCAAATGTTACAGCACTTTACAAAAATGTTTTACAAACACATAAGACCCATATTGCAGATACAGAGTTTTCTGTTTTAAATACACAGACCCCTTATCTTCTTCTTGGGACTCCCGTAAAAGAGGATGAACAACTTTTAAATATTCTGGTTTTGGTGATGCCTGTAAATGTAATTGATGAGATTATATACTTTCGGGCTGGTATGGAAAAAACAGCTGAGAGTTACCTTGTAGGTTCCGATCATCTTTTAAGAAGCAGTTCCTATCTCAAAAAAGCATTCAATATAAAAAATTCTTTTTTACAACCTCAAAAATATAAAATAGACACTAAGGCTGTAAAAGATGCTTTAGCAGGGAACAGTTCTCATAACATTATTAAAGATTACAGGGATATCGATGTACTCTCTGTTTACAAGCCTTTTATTATAGATACTATCCACTGGGCACTTATCTCAGAACTTGACGAAAGTGAACTCAAAGAGCATTATACAAATATCCGCTACGACATTATGTTATGGAGCATATTTACATCGCTTGCAATTACTATTATTGGATATCTAATAATTATGAAGATATTAAAAGTAAGTGTACTTACTCCACTGCAAAAAAGTTATAAACGGGCAAAAGGGTTTGAAGAGATTATTAAAAACTCACTCAACGAGATCTACATTTTTGATCCCCAAACACTGAAATTTAGCTACGTTAATAGCAGTGCTATCGAAAACAGCGGCTACAGCTGTGAAGAGTTTTTAGAGATGACTCCTCTGGATATAAAACCAAAGTTTGATGCCGATCTCTTTGCCCAGATCATTAAACCTCTTTTGAAAAAAGAGCTTGAACAGATCTATTTTGAAACAAAACATAGAAGAAAAGACGGCACGTTGTACGACGTTGAGATTCAACTGCAGTTGATGCACATTGGCAAGAGTGACAAATTTGTTGCTTTCATTCAAGACATTACCAAACGCAATAAGGCGATCAAAGAGAAAGAGAAGTTTTACAATATTGCAACGCATGACTATTTAACTAAAATTTACAACAGACAGATGTTTGATGATCTCTATAAACGTGAATTTAACTCTTACCGCCGCTACAAAACACCGATGAGTTTGATTTTGTTTGATATAGACAACTTTAAAAAGATCAATGATACTTTTGGACATGATGTTGGAGACACGGTACTTAAGAAACTTGTGAAGCTTGTGGAAAAAAATGTCAGAGAGAGTGACATTTTTGCACGTTGGGGCGGTGAAGAGTTTGTAATTTTAATGAGAAGAACAACACTTGATGTCGCATATGAAAAAGCAGAGCATATTTGTAAAACAATTGCAGAACATAAAATTGAAGGTGTCGGACAAGTTACGTGCAGCTTCGGTGTAGCCGCTCCTAGCGATGAAAAACATCCTATGAGTATTTTTAAAGATGCAGATTTGGCTTTATACAAAGCAAAAGAAAACGGTAAAAACAGAGTAGAAAAAAGCTCTTAA